The sequence TCTCGCACAAGCAAGGTCCAACGCAACAATACGTAAGACAAGATCACCGTTAATATAAGGGTAAGAAAAGTAGGAGTTCTAAGAGGCCTCAATCGGGCGAAAAGATTTGGCACGAATTGGAAATGCTCGCCGAAAACGAGGAGATTTCAATCTAAAAAAATCGGATGGAATATAAGATTTGGATTAATCGTCCAGGGAATCCGGATCAGAAGGGATTTTGTACGTTCCCGTCAGAGTCGCGGACAAAGGACTTTTTTTGCCGGAAGCCTTGTGCTTGGAAACCGCTTCGGCGTATTCTACAGTGTAACGAGTCCAGGGAATGGCTTTCAATCGGGCGAGAGGAATTTTTTTACCTGTCCCTTCGCAAATACCGTAAGAACCGTCCTCAATCTTTTCCAGAGCGACATCAATCTCTCGAATGGTGTCTATCTCGGATTCGGTAAGAACGGAACTCAACATCTCCTCGTTAATTTCCGAGGCGATGTCAGCGATATCTCCCATTTCCTTTAAACCGGATGGTTTGCTATTGTCTTCCCATTTTGCATACTTCTCCAATAGAGAGTTTTTTCTCTCCATTAGAAGGTCCGTGATCTCAGTCAGGACCTTTTTATCGTATGCGGCTTTTTTAGCTACCATCTGGTTTGGGATTATACCTTGGATTCCTTATGTTCGACGTGTGCGCGGCAAAATTTACAGAATTTTTTCGTTACCAATTTCTCGGATTTCGCCTTTTTATTCTTTGTTTGGAAGTAAGAATTTTTCTTACAAACCTGGCAAGAAAGCTTAATGATCTCTCTCATGACGAATGATTCTCTTAGCTAAGTTTAAGTCTGAAACAGGCTTTCTAGGATTTAGACGGAATTTTTCCACCCTCTCCCCGGCCCACAGAGCTTGATTATGCTATAAAAAAAAAGAGATTCTAAAAATCAAGGAAGATCGCTTTGCAACTGCGTTTTTTCCTCGAATCCACCAGGAATGGACCTACGCCAGATCCCCGCCAGAACGCTTCCGATTAAAGAATGCACCAAACTGGAGATCGCAGCCGGAATAGCGACCAACGGGTCGGAAAAATTATTTCGAGCTAAAACCGCTCCCAAACCGCTGTTTTGCATTCCCACTTCGATCGAAACAGTCCTGGCAACGATAAAAGAACGGGTTCCCAGAAATGCCACCCAGTAGCCAAAAAAGTAACCCGAAATATGGAGCAGGAATACGCAGAAGATCAGATGCAATCCAGAACGGATCACCGCTTCTTTTCCGGAACCTATGATGGAAGCGACGATCAGAGTAATTAAGAGTACTGCCACGAGAGGAGAGATGATCTTTACCTTCTCTGCGAATCTGGGTGTATAACGATTTAATAAAATACCTAGGATCACAGGAAGGATCACTACTTGGATCGTATCCAAAAATAATCCGAGAGCGTTTGCTCCCACACTATTCCCCGCTAAAAACAAGGTAAGAAGAGGAGTCATCACTACGGAGAGCACCGTGGAGATCGCAGTCATAGTAACCGAAAGCGCCAAATCCCCTCGAGCTAAGAAAGAGATCACATTAGAAGCCACACCGCCGGGACAGCAGGAGACCACAATGATCCCGATGGCCAGAGGAGTCGGTAACTGAAAGAAATTCCCCAAGACCCATCCGGTAAGAGGCATGATCGTATATTGTCCGATCACTCCGATCAAAATGGGTTTAGGCGCCTGGAAGACCCGAGTGAAATCCTCCGTCCTCAAACTGATTCCCATTCCGAGCATGGTAAGCCCTAAGCTATAAGTGATCCAAGGTCCCTTGAACCAAACCAGAGCCGTCGGGAAGATCCAAGTGATCGTAACTCCGATGATCACCCATAGAGGAAAGAGTAAGGCTGCTTTTTCTAAGACCCTTGCCACGATTACCTGGAAAGAAGTTCCACTACTCGGTCCAATTGTTCCTTGGCCAGGTAGATATGAGGGGAAAAGCGAACCCTTCCTAAGCGAAGCGCACACATGACCCCGTTCTTCTTGAGAGAAGAGACCGTATTCTCCATAGAGAGTCCATCCTTCTCAGCGACCACAATGCCTGTCTTGAAATCAGGGAAATGGTCCGAGGCAAGTTTCCAACCGGCGTCTCTCAGCTTGTCGGAAAGATAATCCGCAAGCTCGTAGATCCTTTCCATGGAATTATGGAATCCTATCGTATGCAACATTTCTAATGTAGATTGGAAGTATACCCAGTCGATGAAATTCACTGTGGAGATCTCATAACGGTCTGTGCCTTTCAATTCTTCTCTGTATGGCAGATAAACCTCGTCGTTGACCACGGAACCGGTTCCCTTGAAAGGGAAACTCAATCCTTCCAGCTTTTCTTTGGCAACGTATAGAACTCCAAGCCCCAAGGGTCCAAGCAACCATTTCCAAGCAGGGAATGCCATATAAGAAATCCCCATTTCTCTTGGGCGGACCGGAAGAAGTCCCACTCCCTGGGCTCCATCCAATACGAATTCGATCCCCTTCTCGGAGAGAAGAGAACCTATTTCCTCCAAAGGGAAAGGCATGCCCGTGCACCAATGTACTGCTGAGAGGCTCACGACACGCACGTCGGGAGTGATAGTGGATTTTAAATTTTCTAGGAATGCCTCGGGAGTTTCTGCCATCGGCACAAAAGAGATAGAGACCCCTTTTTCTTTCCAATGCTCCCAAGGATAAATATTAGATGGATATTCGTTTTCCAAGAGCAGGATCCGATCTCCCGCTTTCAGCCGAAGTCCCAAGGAAATGAATCCGATCCCCTCGTTTGTATGATGGATCAAAGAAAGTTCCTCTGTGTCTACGCCCAGAAGTTCTGCGAGTATGCTTCGGATCGCTTTTTTAACGCTAGGATAGCGACGAACATCTGTCTGTCCTCCATGCGCTGCATACCCTTGCAAGTATTCATTTACCGCGTGGAGCGTATCCGTGTTGGCAGGAGTGGTCCCGCAATTATTCAGCCAGATCATTTCCCGATTTACGGGATATAGATGTTGTATTCTCGCCCAATCCGGACTCTGAGTCGTTTTCATCTGGGTCCAACTTGGATCGGATGCTAAGAGCGAAAACTTTTTTTTCGCCCGAAACCGGGAAACATCAGCTTCCCGGCTCTCTAGTTCTTATCTTTTTTTCTTAGCAGCGGCCTTTTTCTTGGGTGCAGCTTTCTTAGGAGAAGTCTTCTTCTTAGCGACTACCTTTGCTTTTTTAGCAGGAGCCTTTTTCGCCGCTTTCTTAGGTGCAGGTTTCTTTGCCTTTACCGGCTTCAGGCTTTTAGCAGCCTTAGAAGGGGTTTGGGTCGCCTTGGCAACTTCTTCCGCTTGCTCGTCCCAGAAATAGGCCCCCCTTCCGGAGCTAGTTTGGTCGAAAGAGTTCAACTCAGCTTCGAGTAAGGATTGATAATTGTGATTATAATCCATTAGCTTACTGAACAATAATTTAATATTCTCATCGTCGAACTTGGTAGTCAGTTTCTCATAGAATGCGACCGAGTTCTCCGCTTCTCGGATTGCCAGCTCCAATGCTTCATGAGCATCTTTGGAACCGGAACCGGTAATGGTGCGCTCCACCTTATTCATGATCTTTTGAATGGTAGTCTGATGGAACTTATGGATTGCGGCTAACTGCTTCAGGTTAGGGAGCTCGGATCCCTCTGCGACCTCGTATACTTCTTGGATGAATTTGATATGCTCGTCTACTTCTTCCGCTAGATTTTCAAATAGTTCTCTAGTTCTTCCTGGAGGAAGCTTTTCGTACGTATTCATGTAGAATTCGAAGTAGTCTTTTTCATGTTGGATGGCGGCGGCTACTGCT is a genomic window of Leptospira langatensis containing:
- a CDS encoding TraR/DksA family transcriptional regulator, translating into MVAKKAAYDKKVLTEITDLLMERKNSLLEKYAKWEDNSKPSGLKEMGDIADIASEINEEMLSSVLTESEIDTIREIDVALEKIEDGSYGICEGTGKKIPLARLKAIPWTRYTVEYAEAVSKHKASGKKSPLSATLTGTYKIPSDPDSLDD
- the rpmG gene encoding 50S ribosomal protein L33, with product MREIIKLSCQVCKKNSYFQTKNKKAKSEKLVTKKFCKFCRAHVEHKESKV
- a CDS encoding bile acid:sodium symporter family protein — its product is MARVLEKAALLFPLWVIIGVTITWIFPTALVWFKGPWITYSLGLTMLGMGISLRTEDFTRVFQAPKPILIGVIGQYTIMPLTGWVLGNFFQLPTPLAIGIIVVSCCPGGVASNVISFLARGDLALSVTMTAISTVLSVVMTPLLTLFLAGNSVGANALGLFLDTIQVVILPVILGILLNRYTPRFAEKVKIISPLVAVLLITLIVASIIGSGKEAVIRSGLHLIFCVFLLHISGYFFGYWVAFLGTRSFIVARTVSIEVGMQNSGLGAVLARNNFSDPLVAIPAAISSLVHSLIGSVLAGIWRRSIPGGFEEKTQLQSDLP
- a CDS encoding aminotransferase class V-fold PLP-dependent enzyme, yielding MKTTQSPDWARIQHLYPVNREMIWLNNCGTTPANTDTLHAVNEYLQGYAAHGGQTDVRRYPSVKKAIRSILAELLGVDTEELSLIHHTNEGIGFISLGLRLKAGDRILLLENEYPSNIYPWEHWKEKGVSISFVPMAETPEAFLENLKSTITPDVRVVSLSAVHWCTGMPFPLEEIGSLLSEKGIEFVLDGAQGVGLLPVRPREMGISYMAFPAWKWLLGPLGLGVLYVAKEKLEGLSFPFKGTGSVVNDEVYLPYREELKGTDRYEISTVNFIDWVYFQSTLEMLHTIGFHNSMERIYELADYLSDKLRDAGWKLASDHFPDFKTGIVVAEKDGLSMENTVSSLKKNGVMCALRLGRVRFSPHIYLAKEQLDRVVELLSR
- a CDS encoding ferritin-like domain-containing protein, giving the protein MTIKPLKETTFLEAVAAAIQHEKDYFEFYMNTYEKLPPGRTRELFENLAEEVDEHIKFIQEVYEVAEGSELPNLKQLAAIHKFHQTTIQKIMNKVERTITGSGSKDAHEALELAIREAENSVAFYEKLTTKFDDENIKLLFSKLMDYNHNYQSLLEAELNSFDQTSSGRGAYFWDEQAEEVAKATQTPSKAAKSLKPVKAKKPAPKKAAKKAPAKKAKVVAKKKTSPKKAAPKKKAAAKKKR